Proteins from one Thioflavicoccus mobilis 8321 genomic window:
- a CDS encoding circularly permuted type 2 ATP-grasp protein, protein MFRQFQSGGGQFQPPDQAAAPRPYHELYDETQAPRAHYAAMWEHIERTGRSLLDAKTREAHLALQTEGVTFTVYSDRDSGIERVWPFDILPRIIPAAEWATLEAGLKQRVRALNLFLNDIYHHQRILKDGVLPPELIYGSKDFRCEIMDIHPPHDIYTHISGVDLIRDEAGRYLVLEDNLRTPSGVSYMIENRIVERRVLPELFTCYRVRRVEHYPARLLAALRHLSPRDEEGATIVLLTPGIYNAAYYEHSFLAREMGVELAEGRDLVCKNDRVFLKTTHGLRQVDVIYRRIDDDYLDPEVFRSDSVLGVPGLIRAWRAGHVALVNAPGNGIADDKAVYAYVPEMIRYYLGESPILASVPTYQMTDPQDRAYVLDNLAKMVVKAVAQSGGHGMLMGPSSTAAQRDEMARLILDDPRGYIAQPVVQLSHHLCYLDGELGSRHLDLRPFVIYGREIEVVPGGLTRVAMGEGSLVVNSSQGGGSKDTWILAD, encoded by the coding sequence ATGTTCAGACAATTCCAGTCCGGCGGCGGCCAATTCCAGCCCCCCGACCAGGCAGCCGCGCCGCGGCCCTACCACGAACTCTACGACGAGACGCAGGCACCGCGCGCGCACTATGCCGCGATGTGGGAACACATCGAGCGCACTGGCCGCAGCCTGCTCGACGCCAAGACCCGTGAGGCGCACCTCGCCCTGCAGACCGAGGGAGTGACCTTCACCGTCTACTCCGATCGCGACAGCGGCATCGAGCGGGTCTGGCCGTTCGACATCCTCCCGCGGATCATCCCGGCCGCCGAGTGGGCCACGCTCGAGGCCGGCCTCAAGCAGCGCGTGCGCGCGCTGAACCTGTTCCTCAACGACATCTACCACCACCAGCGCATCCTCAAGGATGGCGTCCTGCCGCCGGAGCTGATCTACGGCAGCAAGGACTTCCGTTGCGAAATCATGGACATCCACCCGCCTCACGACATCTACACCCACATCAGCGGGGTGGACCTGATCCGCGACGAGGCCGGTCGCTACCTGGTCCTCGAGGACAACCTGCGCACCCCCTCGGGGGTGTCCTACATGATCGAAAACCGGATCGTCGAGCGCCGCGTCCTGCCCGAGCTCTTCACCTGCTACCGGGTGCGCCGCGTCGAGCACTACCCCGCCCGGCTGCTGGCAGCCCTGCGCCACCTCTCGCCACGCGACGAGGAAGGGGCAACGATCGTCCTACTGACCCCCGGCATCTACAACGCCGCCTACTACGAGCACAGTTTCCTGGCCCGGGAGATGGGTGTCGAGCTCGCCGAGGGCCGCGACCTGGTCTGCAAGAACGACCGGGTCTTCCTCAAGACGACGCATGGCCTGCGCCAGGTCGACGTGATCTACCGCCGCATCGACGACGACTACCTCGACCCCGAGGTCTTCCGAAGCGACTCGGTGCTCGGCGTCCCCGGCCTCATCCGTGCCTGGCGCGCCGGCCACGTGGCGCTCGTCAACGCCCCCGGCAACGGCATCGCCGACGACAAGGCGGTCTATGCCTACGTCCCCGAGATGATCCGCTACTACCTCGGCGAATCGCCGATCCTCGCCTCGGTACCGACCTACCAGATGACCGACCCCCAGGATCGCGCCTACGTCCTCGACAATCTGGCCAAAATGGTCGTCAAGGCCGTCGCCCAATCCGGCGGCCACGGTATGCTGATGGGGCCGAGCTCGACCGCGGCGCAGCGCGACGAGATGGCCCGGCTTATCCTCGACGATCCGCGCGGTTACATCGCCCAACCCGTCGTCCAGCTCTCGCACCACCTCTGTTACCTCGACGGTGAGCTCGGGTCTCGCCACCTCGACCTGCGCCCGTTCGTCATCTATGGCAGGGAGATCGAGGTCGTTCCGGGCGGACTCACGAGGGTCGCGATGGGCGAGGGTTCGCTGGTCGTCAACTCCTCCCAAGGCGGGGGCAGCAAGGACACTTGGATCCTCGCTGACTGA
- a CDS encoding DUF2126 domain-containing protein, translating into MSIQVAINHKTEYRFDRPVGLSPHIVRLRPAAHCRTPILSYSLRVEPDEHLINWQQDPFGNYLARLVFPRRAKALSIEVDVIAEMITINPFDFFLEDSAQHFPFVYDPQLAKELGPYLEVKEHGPRLMAWLAELDRSEQDTVDFLVALNQRLQQDVGYVIRMEPGVQGAEQTLSRGQGSCRDSGWLLVQILRHLGLAARFVSGYLVQLTTDVKPLDGPSGPVRDFTDLHAWAEVYVPGAGWIGLDPTSGLFAGEGHIPLACTPDPVSAAPITGATEPCESNLYFHNRVERIHEDPRVTRPYTTEQWRAIAALGHRVDEELAAHDVRLTMGGEPTFVSIDDMDGAEWNIAALGPNKKRLAEDLLGRLWRRFAPGGLLHRAQGKWYPGEPLPRWALSCYWRKDGQPIWHDPALLADEHTDHGQGPDQAARFAQELAKRLGVDPDLATPAYEDVFYYLWREARLPANVDPLDSKLEDPLERARIARLFEQELGRVAGFVLPLRWQGGYPEGGWQSGRWTPRSGNLFLVPGDSPIGLRLPLDALPHVPDEVLDRDPERSPFEPRADLARFDEIARRYGRVMSPHAAPQALREQGPRPDDLARRYDRIAPHGEPPQATAEQSLPSPTTTVSDLVRTALCVEPRDGRLYVFFPPLMHLEHWLELVTAVEATAERLATPVVIEGYEPPRDHRLLKLAVTPDPGVIEVNVHPARDWDELAAITEALYEEARLARLGTEKFLLDGRHTGTGGGNHVTLGGPTPADSPLLRRPDLVQSLLTYWQHHPSLSYLFSGLFVGPTSQAPRVDEARDDSLYELEIAFQQMPVGLVPQPWIVDRLLRNLLVDVTGNTHRTEFCIDKLYSPDTATGRQGLVEFRAFEMPPHPRMSLAQMLLLRALVARFWQAPYTRRAVRWGTELHDRFLLPHFVREDFKDVICDLERAGYPFRLEWYEPFFEFRFPHYGDLITDNGIDLELRAAIEPWLVLGEEVTAQGTARYVDSSVERLQVKVTGMLDERHVVACNGRRVPLRPTGRKGEYVAGVRFKAWSPPSGLHPTIPAHNPLIFDVVDTWNRRSLGGCTYYVAHPGGRSYETFPVNAYEAESRRIARFRQMGHTPGLMDPPVEEHAGDHPYTLDLRYRPGC; encoded by the coding sequence ATGTCGATACAGGTTGCCATCAATCACAAGACCGAGTACCGCTTCGATCGGCCGGTCGGCCTCTCGCCCCATATCGTCCGGCTGCGCCCGGCGGCCCACTGCCGCACGCCGATCCTGTCCTATTCGCTGCGGGTCGAGCCCGACGAGCACTTGATCAATTGGCAGCAAGATCCTTTCGGCAATTATCTCGCGCGTTTGGTTTTTCCGCGGCGTGCCAAGGCCTTGAGCATCGAGGTCGACGTGATCGCCGAGATGATCACGATCAACCCATTCGATTTCTTCCTCGAAGACTCGGCCCAGCATTTCCCGTTCGTCTACGACCCGCAACTGGCCAAGGAGCTGGGTCCGTACCTGGAGGTCAAGGAGCACGGCCCGCGGCTGATGGCCTGGCTGGCCGAACTCGATCGCTCGGAGCAGGACACGGTCGACTTCCTCGTCGCCCTCAATCAGCGCCTCCAGCAGGACGTCGGCTATGTCATCCGCATGGAGCCGGGTGTTCAGGGTGCCGAGCAGACCCTGTCGCGGGGCCAGGGCTCATGCCGCGACTCGGGTTGGCTGTTGGTCCAGATCCTGCGTCACCTGGGGCTCGCGGCGCGTTTCGTGTCCGGCTATCTGGTGCAGTTGACGACGGATGTGAAGCCGCTCGACGGCCCGAGTGGCCCGGTGCGCGATTTCACCGACCTGCACGCCTGGGCCGAGGTCTATGTCCCCGGGGCCGGTTGGATTGGCCTCGACCCGACCTCGGGCCTCTTCGCCGGCGAGGGCCACATCCCGCTCGCCTGCACGCCCGACCCCGTCAGCGCCGCGCCGATCACCGGGGCCACGGAGCCTTGCGAGTCCAACCTCTATTTCCACAACCGGGTCGAACGCATCCACGAAGACCCGCGCGTGACCAGGCCCTACACCACCGAGCAGTGGCGGGCCATCGCGGCGCTGGGCCACCGGGTCGACGAGGAGCTCGCCGCGCACGACGTACGCCTGACGATGGGCGGCGAGCCGACCTTCGTCTCGATCGACGACATGGACGGTGCCGAGTGGAACATCGCCGCTCTGGGGCCGAACAAGAAGCGCCTGGCCGAGGATCTGCTCGGCCGGCTGTGGCGGCGCTTCGCCCCGGGGGGACTGCTGCATCGCGCCCAGGGCAAGTGGTATCCGGGCGAGCCGCTGCCGCGTTGGGCGCTTTCGTGCTATTGGCGCAAGGACGGGCAGCCGATCTGGCACGACCCTGCGCTCCTCGCCGACGAGCACACCGATCATGGTCAGGGACCGGATCAGGCCGCCCGGTTCGCGCAGGAGCTGGCCAAGCGTCTGGGGGTCGACCCGGACCTCGCCACCCCGGCCTATGAGGACGTCTTCTACTACCTCTGGCGTGAGGCCCGGCTGCCGGCCAACGTCGACCCGCTCGACAGCAAGCTCGAGGACCCGCTGGAGCGGGCCCGCATCGCCCGGCTCTTCGAGCAGGAGCTCGGCCGGGTCGCGGGTTTCGTGCTGCCGCTGCGGTGGCAGGGCGGCTACCCCGAGGGCGGCTGGCAGAGCGGGCGGTGGACGCCGCGCAGCGGCAATCTCTTCCTGGTCCCGGGCGATTCGCCGATCGGGCTGCGCCTGCCGCTCGACGCCTTGCCCCATGTGCCTGACGAGGTGCTCGATCGCGATCCCGAGCGCAGCCCCTTCGAGCCGCGCGCCGACCTCGCCCGGTTCGACGAGATCGCCCGCCGTTACGGTCGGGTCATGAGCCCCCACGCCGCGCCCCAGGCGCTGCGCGAACAGGGGCCACGTCCGGATGATCTGGCGCGGCGCTACGACCGGATCGCCCCGCACGGGGAGCCGCCGCAGGCGACCGCCGAGCAGTCGCTGCCGTCGCCGACCACGACGGTCTCCGACCTGGTGCGCACCGCGCTCTGCGTCGAGCCGCGTGACGGGCGGCTTTACGTCTTCTTCCCGCCGCTCATGCACCTGGAACACTGGCTGGAGTTGGTCACGGCCGTCGAGGCGACTGCCGAGCGCCTCGCCACGCCGGTGGTCATCGAGGGTTACGAGCCGCCGCGCGATCATCGGCTGCTGAAGCTGGCCGTGACCCCGGACCCGGGCGTCATCGAGGTCAATGTCCACCCGGCCCGCGACTGGGACGAACTTGCGGCCATCACCGAGGCCCTCTACGAGGAGGCTCGCCTGGCGCGCCTCGGCACCGAGAAGTTCCTCCTCGACGGGCGTCACACCGGCACCGGCGGTGGCAACCACGTCACGCTCGGCGGGCCGACTCCGGCGGACAGCCCGCTGCTGCGCCGACCCGATCTGGTGCAGAGCCTGCTGACCTACTGGCAGCACCACCCGAGCCTGTCCTACCTCTTCTCCGGCCTCTTCGTCGGACCGACGAGCCAGGCGCCGCGGGTCGACGAGGCCCGCGACGACAGCCTTTACGAGCTGGAGATCGCCTTCCAGCAGATGCCGGTCGGCCTGGTGCCGCAGCCCTGGATCGTCGACCGGCTGCTGCGCAACCTGCTGGTCGACGTGACCGGCAATACCCACCGCACCGAGTTCTGCATCGACAAGCTCTACTCGCCGGACACCGCGACCGGCCGCCAGGGGCTGGTCGAGTTCCGCGCCTTCGAGATGCCGCCGCACCCGCGCATGAGCTTGGCGCAAATGCTGCTGCTGCGCGCGTTGGTCGCCCGCTTCTGGCAGGCGCCCTACACCCGCCGGGCGGTGCGCTGGGGCACCGAGCTGCACGACCGGTTCCTGCTGCCGCACTTCGTGCGCGAGGACTTCAAGGACGTGATCTGCGACCTGGAGCGTGCCGGCTACCCGTTCCGGCTCGAGTGGTACGAGCCCTTCTTCGAGTTCCGTTTCCCGCACTATGGCGATCTCATCACCGACAACGGCATCGACCTGGAGTTGCGCGCAGCCATCGAGCCCTGGCTGGTTCTCGGCGAGGAGGTCACCGCCCAGGGCACGGCGCGCTACGTCGACTCATCGGTCGAGCGGCTCCAGGTCAAGGTCACCGGGATGCTCGACGAACGCCACGTCGTCGCCTGTAACGGCCGTCGGGTGCCGCTACGCCCGACCGGACGCAAGGGCGAGTACGTCGCCGGCGTGCGCTTCAAGGCCTGGAGCCCGCCGTCCGGGTTGCACCCGACGATACCGGCCCACAATCCGCTGATCTTCGACGTCGTCGATACGTGGAACCGCCGCAGCCTGGGCGGTTGCACCTACTACGTCGCCCACCCGGGCGGGCGCAGCTACGAGACCTTTCCGGTCAATGCCTACGAGGCGGAAAGCCGGCGCATCGCCCGCTTCCGCCAGATGGGCCACACCCCCGGCCTCATGGATCCCCCGGTCGAGGAGCACGCCGGCGACCATCCCTACACGCTCGATCTCCGCTACCGGCCGGGCTGCTGA
- a CDS encoding alpha-E domain-containing protein, whose product MLSRIAESLYWMARNLERADGTARILDINLIHMLEADEGTSEEGQWRPLLDIVDAQDAYLDRHPDGLVGVQRVIQFLAQDKANPSSLYNCVRLARENARIVRDRISNEMWEAINQLWLALERDLRGPLQPWRAPDLFARIHREVALVQGTAQRTMMRGEAHAFTVLGHLQERADMTARILDVRYHLLLPDPSLVGSPLDYYQWAALLKCLSAFEAYRRHYQGGIRPLDVVALTILDPDFPRSLVYCVDGLERALARTGQVPDGTAGDRLEALRTHLGDVRPQDIFEQGLHEYLEGFLADLAELTEALHADYFDTSPTASSEAVTIGAD is encoded by the coding sequence ATGCTGAGCCGTATCGCCGAATCGCTGTACTGGATGGCCCGCAACCTGGAGCGGGCCGACGGCACCGCCCGCATCCTCGATATCAACCTCATCCATATGCTCGAGGCCGACGAGGGCACGAGCGAGGAGGGCCAGTGGCGGCCGCTGCTCGACATCGTCGACGCCCAAGACGCCTACCTGGACCGCCACCCGGACGGCCTCGTCGGGGTGCAGCGAGTGATCCAGTTCCTGGCCCAGGACAAGGCCAACCCGAGCTCGCTCTACAACTGCGTACGCCTCGCCCGCGAGAACGCGCGCATCGTCCGCGACCGCATCTCCAACGAGATGTGGGAGGCGATCAACCAGCTCTGGCTAGCACTCGAACGCGACCTGCGCGGGCCGCTGCAACCGTGGCGCGCCCCCGACCTCTTCGCCCGGATCCACCGCGAGGTGGCACTCGTCCAGGGGACGGCGCAGAGGACCATGATGCGCGGCGAGGCGCACGCCTTCACCGTCCTCGGCCACCTCCAGGAACGCGCCGACATGACCGCCCGCATCCTGGACGTGCGCTACCACCTGCTGCTGCCCGACCCGTCGCTGGTGGGCTCACCGCTCGACTACTACCAGTGGGCGGCGCTGCTAAAGTGTCTATCGGCCTTCGAGGCCTACCGACGACACTATCAGGGCGGTATCCGCCCGCTCGACGTCGTCGCCCTGACGATCCTCGACCCGGACTTTCCCCGCTCGCTGGTCTACTGCGTCGACGGCCTGGAACGGGCACTCGCGCGCACCGGCCAAGTGCCGGACGGCACCGCGGGCGACCGGCTCGAGGCGCTACGCACGCACCTCGGCGACGTGCGGCCGCAGGACATCTTCGAGCAGGGCCTCCACGAATACCTGGAGGGCTTCCTCGCCGACCTCGCCGAGCTGACCGAGGCCCTGCATGCCGACTATTTCGACACCAGCCCCACCGCGAGCAGCGAGGCGGTGACCATCGGGGCGGACTGA
- the dksA gene encoding RNA polymerase-binding protein DksA translates to MSPLQLQYFREKLLNWRTELLEQAQQTLDGLRDDAHHEVGDEADRASREADQTLDLRTRDRYRKLLRKIDAALKRIDDGSYGFCEETGEPIGLRRLEARLIATLSVEAQERRELLERQSRGE, encoded by the coding sequence ATGAGCCCCCTCCAGTTGCAGTATTTTCGCGAAAAGCTGCTGAACTGGCGTACCGAGTTGCTGGAACAGGCACAGCAGACCCTGGACGGTCTCCGTGACGACGCCCATCACGAGGTCGGTGACGAGGCCGACCGGGCCAGTCGAGAGGCCGATCAGACCCTGGATCTGCGTACCCGCGATCGCTATCGCAAGCTGTTACGCAAGATCGACGCGGCGCTCAAACGCATCGACGACGGCAGCTACGGGTTTTGCGAGGAGACAGGTGAGCCGATCGGACTGCGCCGGCTCGAGGCGCGTCTGATCGCGACCTTGTCGGTGGAGGCACAGGAGCGGCGCGAACTGTTGGAACGCCAATCGCGCGGCGAATAG
- a CDS encoding response regulator, with protein MLYEQAPVGLLLTVVNSFLVAFVISLTSTDVSLWSWFSAVSVIVLARLWLVIRYRRRSGTCSAQRWARLFAVGTVLSGAAWGSAVLMLPPNSIIHHLFLAFVIAGMVAGAIPSLSSYLPAYLGYMLLALLPLAERVAFMGGFIAQALLIMVVLFSLFLISSARRYHQTLIRSLELGYANADLVASLTREKERIGALNEDLRREIGDRRAIEQALVLAKEQAEAASQAKSRFVANMSHEIRTPMNGMLGMLEMLSQTRLNREQTAALQVVRRSAEGLLTVIDDILDVSKIESGKLELEEIPFDVRGLTEEVATLFSASARSKGLELACFFAPSAPAHVCGDPTRLRQILNNLLGNAIKFTHEGEVALRVEEAEASSPEANTVRLRFEVIDTGIGMSAEHMAHLFTPFHQADASTTRRFGGTGLGLAISKNLARLMGGDIEVASGLGRGSRFALVVPFTRQGEVEHPVRVADLTGRRALVVDDNETNRRVVGYYLRNWGVVTQCAATAAEGLRQLRAAVDEGQPFDVAILDLEMPDAEGFDLVRRIRTDSALAATRIMLLNSGGKTGLQDDLGGALVLAKPIRQQLLRDALLQALSGVAHGSSTGAPAQRPGAPSAGHGAPLLRGRVLLVEDNPINQQVALGLLRRLGLTPDVAETGAQGIAQATSADYDAILMDIQMPDMDGYETTRAIRAWEAVHHRRSVPIIAMTANTLEGDRERCLEAGMDDYLAKPVRLAGFAEVLGHWLEPAGDTT; from the coding sequence CTCGGCCCAGCGCTGGGCCCGCCTCTTTGCCGTCGGCACAGTCCTCAGCGGGGCCGCTTGGGGCTCGGCGGTGCTGATGCTGCCGCCCAACAGCATCATTCACCACCTGTTTCTCGCCTTCGTCATCGCCGGCATGGTGGCCGGTGCGATCCCCTCGCTGTCCTCTTATCTGCCGGCCTATCTGGGCTATATGCTATTGGCCTTGCTTCCGCTCGCCGAGCGTGTCGCGTTCATGGGCGGCTTCATCGCCCAAGCGCTGCTGATCATGGTCGTGCTGTTCTCGCTGTTCCTGATAAGCAGCGCCCGGCGCTACCATCAAACGCTGATCCGCTCGCTCGAGCTGGGCTACGCTAACGCCGACCTGGTCGCCTCTCTGACGCGCGAGAAGGAGCGCATCGGCGCGCTCAACGAGGATCTGCGCCGCGAGATCGGTGATCGGCGGGCCATCGAGCAGGCGCTGGTGTTGGCCAAGGAGCAGGCCGAGGCCGCGAGTCAGGCGAAGAGCCGGTTCGTCGCCAACATGAGCCACGAGATCCGCACGCCGATGAACGGGATGCTCGGTATGTTGGAGATGCTCTCCCAGACGCGCCTCAATCGGGAGCAGACCGCGGCGCTCCAGGTGGTGCGCCGCTCGGCCGAGGGATTGCTCACGGTCATCGACGACATCCTCGACGTCTCCAAGATCGAGTCCGGCAAGCTGGAGCTCGAAGAGATCCCATTCGATGTCCGCGGGCTCACCGAGGAGGTCGCGACCCTGTTCTCGGCCTCGGCGCGGAGCAAGGGTCTGGAGCTGGCCTGTTTCTTCGCCCCCAGTGCCCCGGCGCACGTCTGCGGCGATCCGACTCGGCTGCGCCAGATCCTGAACAACCTGCTTGGCAACGCGATCAAGTTCACCCACGAGGGCGAGGTGGCGCTGCGCGTCGAAGAGGCGGAGGCATCTTCGCCCGAGGCGAATACCGTCCGGTTGCGCTTCGAGGTCATCGATACCGGCATCGGCATGAGCGCCGAGCATATGGCGCACCTCTTCACGCCGTTTCACCAGGCCGACGCCTCGACGACGCGCCGCTTCGGCGGCACCGGGCTGGGTCTGGCGATCTCGAAGAACCTGGCGCGCCTGATGGGGGGCGACATCGAGGTCGCGAGCGGGCTGGGGCGCGGCTCGCGGTTCGCGCTCGTCGTGCCCTTCACTCGGCAGGGCGAGGTCGAACATCCGGTGCGCGTCGCCGACCTGACGGGCCGGCGCGCCCTGGTCGTCGACGACAATGAGACCAACCGCCGGGTCGTCGGCTATTACCTGCGCAACTGGGGCGTCGTCACCCAGTGCGCGGCTACGGCCGCCGAGGGCCTGCGACAGCTGCGCGCTGCGGTGGATGAGGGGCAGCCCTTCGACGTGGCGATCCTGGACCTGGAGATGCCGGACGCCGAAGGGTTCGACCTCGTCCGCCGGATTCGAACGGATTCCGCGCTTGCGGCGACTCGGATCATGCTCTTGAACTCCGGTGGCAAGACCGGGTTGCAGGACGATCTCGGCGGAGCATTGGTCCTGGCCAAGCCCATCCGTCAGCAGTTGCTGCGCGATGCCCTCCTGCAAGCCCTTTCGGGCGTGGCGCACGGGTCGAGCACCGGCGCGCCCGCACAGCGACCTGGGGCACCGTCGGCCGGGCACGGAGCGCCGCTACTGCGCGGCCGCGTCTTGCTCGTCGAGGACAATCCGATCAACCAGCAGGTGGCCCTCGGGTTGCTCCGGCGGCTGGGTCTGACTCCGGATGTGGCGGAGACCGGCGCGCAGGGCATCGCCCAGGCGACGAGTGCCGACTATGATGCGATCCTGATGGACATCCAGATGCCGGACATGGACGGCTACGAGACGACGCGGGCCATCCGCGCCTGGGAGGCGGTCCATCACCGCCGTTCGGTGCCGATCATCGCGATGACGGCGAATACGCTCGAGGGCGACCGTGAACGCTGTCTCGAGGCCGGCATGGACGATTACCTCGCCAAACCAGTTCGCTTGGCGGGGTTCGCCGAGGTGCTGGGCCACTGGTTGGAGCCGGCGGGCGACACGACCTGA
- a CDS encoding TusE/DsrC/DsvC family sulfur relay protein — protein sequence MSIEVNGKTIELTETGYLVNHMDWNEDVARALAEIEGVELTDKHWDVINYLRDEYINNGQNQPMERVVLKDMGKRWGSKPTSKDLYQLFPLAPTKQGMKIAGLPQVRRKGGY from the coding sequence ATGTCCATCGAAGTGAACGGCAAGACGATCGAGCTGACCGAGACCGGCTATCTGGTCAATCACATGGATTGGAACGAGGATGTGGCGCGCGCGCTGGCCGAGATCGAGGGGGTCGAGCTGACCGACAAGCACTGGGACGTGATCAATTACCTGCGCGACGAATACATCAACAACGGCCAAAACCAGCCGATGGAGCGCGTCGTGCTGAAGGACATGGGCAAGCGCTGGGGATCGAAGCCGACGAGCAAGGACCTCTATCAGCTCTTCCCGCTGGCGCCGACCAAGCAAGGGATGAAGATCGCCGGACTGCCGCAGGTCAGACGCAAGGGCGGCTACTGA
- a CDS encoding type II toxin-antitoxin system Phd/YefM family antitoxin encodes MREVVSIREANQHLSRYLERVEQGAELIITRRGKAIARVLPIEAQPHLSDTQRAARERLRKRMSDGYALGGTRIDREVLHERDRGQEPDR; translated from the coding sequence ATGCGCGAAGTCGTTTCTATCCGGGAAGCTAATCAGCATCTTTCGCGTTACCTGGAGCGCGTCGAGCAGGGCGCCGAGCTCATCATCACCCGTCGCGGCAAGGCCATCGCCCGCGTGCTGCCAATCGAGGCCCAGCCACACTTGTCCGATACCCAGCGCGCCGCCCGCGAGCGTCTGCGGAAACGGATGAGTGATGGCTATGCGCTCGGCGGGACTCGGATCGATCGAGAGGTCCTCCACGAGCGCGATCGGGGCCAAGAGCCGGATCGATGA
- a CDS encoding PIN domain-containing protein has translation MKAQRFSVDTNILIYSIDVDAGTRHEQARAVMDRLPDADCVLTLQALAEFFHAVTRKDKMPAAEAAAMVHDWMELFPVAVADGRTLTAAMRLKRTESFAFWDAMLVEAARTSGVTRLLSEDMQDGRMVGALRIENPFKEGFDLGLD, from the coding sequence ATGAAGGCGCAACGCTTCAGCGTCGACACCAACATCCTGATCTACAGCATCGACGTCGACGCGGGTACGCGGCACGAGCAGGCGCGGGCAGTGATGGACAGACTGCCCGACGCGGATTGCGTGCTAACCCTCCAGGCACTCGCCGAGTTCTTCCATGCCGTGACGCGCAAGGACAAGATGCCGGCGGCAGAAGCGGCCGCCATGGTGCACGACTGGATGGAGCTTTTTCCTGTCGCCGTCGCCGATGGTCGCACCTTGACTGCAGCCATGCGCCTGAAGCGAACGGAGAGCTTCGCCTTCTGGGATGCCATGTTGGTCGAGGCGGCCAGGACCTCAGGGGTCACCCGTCTGCTTTCGGAGGACATGCAGGACGGCCGCATGGTCGGTGCACTTCGCATCGAGAACCCGTTCAAGGAGGGCTTCGACCTGGGTCTGGATTGA